In the Terriglobales bacterium genome, CAGGCGCCGACCGACTCAGATCTCATTGCCGGAACGACAGCCAGATTGCGCGATGCTCTTATCATGCAAGAGCAATATGAGATTACTCAGCGCGTCGGAATCACTTTGAGGTCGCTGGCGGAATTAGCTGCGATGCTGCAAGGCTACTCCGGACGCAAGAATTTGCTCTGGGTTTCAGGAACATTCCCGTTCAGCTTTGGTCCAAATCCGTTTATACGCACCGAGCAGCACGACCGCGCGAATTTCGACTTCTTTGTACATCAAACCACCTCGCTGCTATCTGCAGCGCAAGTGGCCGTGTATCCCATTGACGCAATCGGGCTTAAGCTTAACGGGATTGATCTTACAAGCAATGGCGAAGGTATGACCGGATACGATTCCAGTACGGGAATGGCACGACGCAATGCTGGACTTGCCCGTCAGATGGTCGACGAAAACGACGCACAGACCACAATGGACGAAATCGCCGAGCAGACGGGTGGAAAGGCCTTTTACGGCACCAACGGCCTGAAGCAGGCAATGCAACGTAGCCTCGATCAGACTTCCACGTACTACACCATCGCCTATGCGCCCGAAAACCAGAATTGGAACGGCAAGTTTCGCCGCATTACTGTAAAAACGAGCCGCGAAGCAGCAAGCCTGCAATATCGTCGCGGATATTACGCGATTCCCGAACCGCAGCATTCTCCCCAGGATTCGACACTCAAGCTGGCTGCCGTGATGCGTCCCGACACACCTGATTCCACCGCGCTTTATCTCAAAGCAGAAGTGCTCCCGCCCGATGCAAACCGTCACTCAGTGCGAATCACATACCTGGTCAATCCTCAGCAGATCACTTTCACAGATGCTCCCGAAGGGCGTAAGCATGCCTTTGTTGATCTGCTTGCAGTCGTTTGGGACCGAAATGGGAAGGATATTGGCCATTCAGCCAACACAATCGACGCTACCCTCAGCAATGAAGAATACCAGAAGGTGCTGCGCGCCGGGCTGCAGGCTGCGCAGGAGGTTCCTGTCAAACCCGGCGCATATCGCGTTCGAATCGGAGCGGTGGATCGCTTAAGTCAGCAGGTAGGAACAATCGATGTCCTGCTGCCGCACGACCAGAAATCGAATTAACATCGATCCACCCGATCACATTCCCGACGGTGGTGCTTGATCTTCATCCTCCGGCTTTGTCGGAGTCTTCGGCAGCTCTTTCTCGATTGGCTTGCGCGGGAACATCTGGTCGCGCATCGCAGCGTTGTAGACGAAGTCAGCCACGATCACCGCGATCTGCCGGAGATCATCGAACTGCAGACGGTCATAAACGTCCATGTTGGAATGGTGAGTGCGAGTGTCGTACTCAATCGGGTCCTGGATGAATTGGAATCCAGGGATGCCCACAGCGTCGAACGACAGATGATCCGTGCCGCCGGTAGAGCGCATCGTGAGCGTATCCATGCCGAGATCTTTGAACGGATGCATCCACGCTTCGAAGATTGGTTGCACTCCGGCGTTTTCCTGCATGTAAACACCGCGAATCTTGCCGGTTCCGTTGTCGATATTGAAGTATGCCGACACCTTCGCCTGCTCGGGTTTCAGCGTCACCGGGCCGGCTTCGCGCCGACGAAGTGTCGGCATCCCTTGCAGCTGCGGCGTATCCATCGGCGGACGCGACCCAAAATGGTGCTGCACATACCACTGCGAGCCCAGCAATCCCTCCTCTTCCCCACTCCATAGGCCGATACGAACCGTCCGGCGCGGCTTTACTCCAAGCGTTTGCAAGATCCGCACCGCCTCCATCATCACGATGCTGCCCGCGCCGTTGTCGGTTGCGCCGGTGCCGGTATGCCATGAATCGAGGTGCGCTCCCAGCATTACGACTTCATCTTTCTTGTCGGTGCCGGGGATCTCAGCGATGGTGTCGTACTGCTCGTCAACGTCAGACCAGTTGTTCTTCACGTTGATCTCGAGCTGCACCGGCGTCTTCTGCTCCAGCAGACGGGCCACGCGATCCCACTGCTCAATCGCCATGGTCAACTGCGGCACTGCAGCCTGAGGCTCGCTCTTGCGATACGCGCCGCCGCCTTGCACGAACACGGTTCCTCCGCCCGTTGTTTGTCGGCTGTGATCGATCACCGCCAGGGGTTTCTCCTCGGCGAAGAACTGGTTCAGATCGCGCTGGAACTGCTGCCGTCTCTGCTGCTCTTGCGGACTCAACGCCGGCCTCTCGCTCGGGAGTTCGTAATTAGCAACGTCTGCCAGCGACTTATCGGTGTACCGTTCGTACGGAGACTCTACGATCGGCTTCACGTCCGCGAACTCGCCGAGAACCAAGATCTTTCCCGCCAGCTTGCCTTTGTATTTTCCAAAGTCTTGCTTGGTCCTGATGGTGGCGCGAACGCAATCACCGTGCACCGCACCATCGGTTCCAGGCGTCCACGCTTTCGGATACGCGATGAACGTCTGAGTATCCGGCGACAACATGCGCACGTTTACGTACTCGTTCCACCAGCCGCGCCCGAACGGCCCCCAAGCCTCCAGGTGGGAATTCACCAGGCCGAATTTTGTGAGCTGATCGCGTGTCCACTCATTGGCGCGCTTCATGTTGGGCGATCCTGTAAGCCGCGGGCCAATGTTCTCCAGCAGCCCTTCGGCGATTTCTTTGATCTTCGAGTTGCGGAAACCCTCATAGCGGATCTTCGTCACCATATCCAGATCCACTTTTTCCTGAGTCTGTGCATGGGCAAGCGCGGAGAAAAACAAAAAAGAGCAAACCACCAAACGACGGGTCGCGAATTTCAATCGATGACCTCCAGCGATCATTAGAGTTTTTGGGATTCGGTTCGCGCCTGCCTGTTGACGCTCCCCCAACACGCTGCAGCCGTAAAGGTGCAGCAGGAAATACTACCAGCCCCGCCTGGGGCGAAACGGGGTGCAACCATACTGTAAAATTGCGTGACAGATGTCCCAAACTGCTCAGGTTGAGCCTCGTCCAGCCGCGGAAGTGGTGCGCAGCGCGCACGTAGCGCAAGCGCCAAACGGCGTCTGCTACGCCTTGGTGGGCGAGAACACCATCACCGCAGAGGACGTAGAGCGCGCCGTAGGAGCAGTGCCTCCGGCCATCGCAGCGGCATTAGAGCGCAAGGCCTACTATTTCGTCCCACTCACGGTGGGCGAAGGGGACGACACCCGCATCGCCGAGCGCTACGACAGCGAACTCAGCGACCGCGCCGTCTGCCATCGCAACTACAACGTCGGCAACTCACAGTGCGTATTCATCTCCACCCGCGTAATGGACGACAGGTTCTCCGTAGCCTTCGAATTCTTCATCAACGTCGGCCACGCCTTCGTGGAGAAGGCCGGAGTCTCCGAAGAATTCGCCGCCCTCGTGTGGAAGCAGGCCGAGAGCAACGTCCGCGGTGAGAGCAGCATGGACGCCTTCGAGCTCCGCAAACTCGCCACCGGCAACTCCGGCGATCGCGAAAAAGCGCGCAACGAATACCTGAACGCCACCTTTGCGGATGCCATAGCCGTCTATCTGCTTTCACTCGCCGTAGATGTCGACTACTACGACCTGCGCGAACGCGACTATCCACTACTCGCCCCGGGAGCTCTCGCCGAACGCCTCCGCAAAATCGCCGAACTCTTTCCACCGAATCCCGGATACGAGTTCGTAATTCACTACCACCGGCGACGCTAAAAGGGCGAACCCGGACCGAGAAGGCCGCCGATCCGCACTTTCCGCCAAAACCTGCCAAAGCGCATTGGCAAAGACACAAGGAAGGCGAATTAAAAGCGATTAGGCGACCTCTGGCGTGTTTATACGACCTCGGACGTACCCGGCCCCGTCCGCGCCTCGCGGACGCCTTAAAGCGAACGCAATTGCGACTTTCCCACTTTGGCAAAAAGGCGCTTCGACTGGCGTAGGTAGCCAGTTTCGACGGATCGCTATGAAAGGAGGTTGTGACGAACCTCATGACATCCTCTCCAGCGATCTCCAATTTTCTGTGACTTACATCTATGCCAGCGACGTTAGTTCACGTTTCTGAGGCAGAATTGAGAGCTTTTTTGAGGCAAAACGAGGCAGCAGAAGAGGCCTTTTGAGGCAAATCCGCGGCACTTTTGGGGTGATTGTGCTCGCCGACTGTTTTGCCTTTGCCGTGGCGGCACCCACTCTTTAGATGTTCCAGGCAGAGAGGCAAACAGGCTGTGCCACCCGCCCTGCAACTTTTTGCTTGACGCAGCGGGGCCCTCAGTACCAATATTTGTCCGCTCGTCTCTCCGACAACATCCCCCGCGCTCAGAAATGCGCAGCCCCCTGAGGCGAAGCCGCTCGTTTTGACCTGCTCTGGGACCAAACCCTGGGAAGCCCTGCATCTGGTACGTCACTTTTGGAGGGACCTATGAACCACTCTTCTTTCGGCAGCCTTCACCTTCCGTCGAGGAGGAACTTCCTCCGGACCACCGCAGCTACCCTGGCCGCCGGCGCGATGGGAACTGGATTTGCTCCCTATGCCGTAGCCGAGAACGAGAAAAGGAAGCAAGCCGATCCGAAGCCGATCCCCGGGGGCACGCCCGGGTTGAATGGCGCTTTTCATGTGTACGCTCCCGGGCCTCCCAATCTTTCCTTTACGGATCCTCCCGATTCGGAACCCGCGACGATCACTGACTTCAAAGGCTTCGCTGGCCTCACTTACATCAGCGGAAACGTCGTTCGCACCGACCGCAAGACGGGAGTGACCAAACTCCTGCCCTTCCTGGACGCCGACATGCGATTCATGCAGGGGGTCTACCGCGGGGTGAATGGCCGTGTCCATCAGGGCACATTCGCGCTCATATGAGTGGATGTCTATGAGCCCGGTCAGGGCGATCAACCTCCCACTCAAATCACCGACTTCAATCCTGGCATCACACCCAGCGGCCTGTTCTGGACAACAGCGCTTCCGCCCGAGGACGTGGACGTCGACTTCGAGGAAGGGGAAGCGTCAATGCGTGTCCGCAACATCGTCCTCACGGACTTTCACGACTTCAACAACGCGCTCTTCGGCGGCGGGCCCGCGCCAAAGCCGGTAACTATTTCTGTCCGCGTGCGCTGGTCGGGGATCGACAAACGACTCAGGATCACGAACGCCGACCAGGGCTTTACAGGCAAGTTCATCGTTAATCAGGCGCAGATGGAATGGGCAGCAACCACCGAAGATTTCATCTACGTGTCACAGCCGGCGAGCACGTCCAAAAGCGACTTTGCCGAACTGGGCCACATGCGAAACGGATCGTTTTTTGCCGACGAGTGACGCTGGAGGTCGATGAGCGGAAGATGACGTAGGTGTTGACACCCAGTGCAGAAAAGGTACGGCAGATCGATGGGAACCGCCCACAACCCCTTTCGGGTTCACATCAACTCGGCCAGCTCGCAGGATTGATCGTAGTTTCCCCGACACACAAGTGACCGGAGGAAACCGTAACGGGAAAGCCACTTCCCTCGGTTTAATAAGGCGAGCCTGAGATACGTCCGGCCACTCCGACCTTCAGTCGTCACCGCGCTGCAGCAGGAAGCCATGTACGCATGCGTTGACGGAACAGCCGCTGAAGGAGTTGCGGTACTGGCCGACAATGTTGCCGTTGCCGGCAATCGCGAATGCTACCGAGCTGCAGGTGCTGCATTGCTCTGGGGGATCAACGAAGCCGTAATCGCCCTGTTTGCTGCGCAGGAAGGCGTGTCCCACACCGAAATTGTTAGTGAACGCCTGGCCTACTATTTCGCCTTTGGCATTGATGTCCCAAGCGTCGGTTTCGTCGATGCCGGGTCCCGGGAAGGAGATCGTCTCGACGACGTTGCCATCTTTATCGAGTCGGTATCCGGCGAGATTCATGAAATCAAGCCCCACAACATCGCCTTGGGGATTGATGCCGTTGTTCATCGTACTTCCATCGCTGAGTGTGCTGAATTTGCCATCGTGCAGGCGGAAGCCGTGCATGCTGTTCATCTGGTCCTGATCGTGGATGCAGCCGACGACGTCGCCCTCAGCATTGATGCCGCGCGGAATGATGCTATGAGCAATGTCGGGGGATTGGTGGTCGTAGAGCTCGAGCGGAGCGTCGAAATACACGATCTGTTGGTTGGGTCCCGAACAACTCGCGATTTGGCAGGCAAACCCCCGGAACCTGGGATTGCCGGCTTTCGGCGTGCCATCAGCTTTGCTTTCCAACGCAAAATAAGCGCCGATGACCACGCCCTGCGGGCTGATATAGCGCGGCTGGGTGCCGACGGCGTGATTGCAGTCGGTATTACCGGGAGAGCAGTTATTGACGTTCAGGAAGATGAAGGAGCCGTCCGGATTGCGCACGAAGCCCCGAACTCGAGGATTCAGCTCGGTCCCGGAGCCGCCACTGCATGGGTTTTGCACGCAATACCATCCGACAATGTATCCATCATTGTTAATGCCCGAAGCGATCGTTACCAAAGCTCCGGGAACGTCAATTTGGTAATAGGTCTTAGGTCGGCCAGCCCAAGCCTGAGCAGCCAAAACCAAAAATGTTAGGCCTGCGCCGAGGCTCAATTTCCAATTGCTGTGCTTCATCGCATTTCTCCATAATGTGAATAGTGGCGCCGGGCCAGCCTTCCTCCACCGATCAGCTGACCCGCTGTAACGCGACCGCGGTTTGGGCACACATCAGCCTCTCGACATTTTTCTGTCGTCTGTGGCGAGGTTTGGCATAGAATCGCGGCCAAACTTCCCCGCCGACCGCCCGGAATTTCGCAACAAGTTAGCTGGCTTGGCTGTCGGTTGTCTTGAGAAACAGCTAGGAAACTCTTGAAATTTTCTTAGGCGCAGCTAACCGCATGCCTGCCCAGCAGATTTACGAATTTGGCCACTTTCGGATCGATCCGGAAGAAAGGCTGTTGCTGCGCGATGGGAAGCCGGTTCCGCTCACGCCAAAGGCATTCGACACCCTTGTTCTGCTGGTAGAAAATCACGGCCACCTCATGAAGAAAGATGAGCTGATGAGACGGGTGTGGCCGGACGCCTTTGTGGAAGAGGTCAACCTGGCACAGAACATCTCGGCGATCCGCCGAGCGCTGGATTCCAACGGCGAGCAGTACATTGAGACGGTACCCAAGGCCGGCTATCGCTTAAATGTGAATGTCCGTGTGCTCGGTGAACCGGGGATCGGGCCCGGGACCTCGCAAGCACCGCCGGGACCCCGCGGAGTAGCACCGCCCAGTGAGCGCGGCTCTCAGACACCAAAAGACGCAAATAAGAAGAGGGTTGTCACGATCGCTCTGGTGGCCGTCGCACTTCTTGGTCTGGCCACACTGATATGGCGACTGAGCGTGACGCCGACAACTGGGAAAGCCGGTGCCGTACACATCGCATCAGTAGCGGTGCTTCCGCTGGAAAACCTATCGCGCGACCCGGAACAGGAATACTTCGCCGATGGTATGACCGATGAGCTCATCACGGACCTGGCCAAGATTCACTCCCTTCGCGTAATCTCGCGCAACTCAGTCATGCACTACAAAGGCAAGCACGTGCCAATACCGCAGATCGGGCGCGAGCTTAACGTTGATGCGGTGATTGAAGGCACGGTAACGCGGTCCGGCAACCGCGTACGGATCACCGCACAGTTGATTGAGACTCAGAGTGACCATCACCTGTGGGCGCAGGCCTACGAGGGGGATGCTCGCGACGTCTTGATATTGCAGGATCAGGTTGCACAGGCGATCGCTGCCGAGATCAAGGTGAAAG is a window encoding:
- a CDS encoding M20/M25/M40 family metallo-hydrolase, coding for MKFATRRLVVCSFLFFSALAHAQTQEKVDLDMVTKIRYEGFRNSKIKEIAEGLLENIGPRLTGSPNMKRANEWTRDQLTKFGLVNSHLEAWGPFGRGWWNEYVNVRMLSPDTQTFIAYPKAWTPGTDGAVHGDCVRATIRTKQDFGKYKGKLAGKILVLGEFADVKPIVESPYERYTDKSLADVANYELPSERPALSPQEQQRRQQFQRDLNQFFAEEKPLAVIDHSRQTTGGGTVFVQGGGAYRKSEPQAAVPQLTMAIEQWDRVARLLEQKTPVQLEINVKNNWSDVDEQYDTIAEIPGTDKKDEVVMLGAHLDSWHTGTGATDNGAGSIVMMEAVRILQTLGVKPRRTVRIGLWSGEEEGLLGSQWYVQHHFGSRPPMDTPQLQGMPTLRRREAGPVTLKPEQAKVSAYFNIDNGTGKIRGVYMQENAGVQPIFEAWMHPFKDLGMDTLTMRSTGGTDHLSFDAVGIPGFQFIQDPIEYDTRTHHSNMDVYDRLQFDDLRQIAVIVADFVYNAAMRDQMFPRKPIEKELPKTPTKPEDEDQAPPSGM
- a CDS encoding twin-arginine translocation signal domain-containing protein, translating into MNHSSFGSLHLPSRRNFLRTTAATLAAGAMGTGFAPYAVAENEKRKQADPKPIPGGTPGLNGAFHVYAPGPPNLSFTDPPDSEPATITDFKGFAGLTYISGNVVRTDRKTGVTKLLPFLDADMRFMQGVYRGVNGRVHQGTFALI
- a CDS encoding VWA domain-containing protein, which translates into the protein MAGKRLIRQILYIPILLWNLCSLTQTQTSPNTAATPTFRANSRLVQVDVIVLDGGARPIRGLTDRDFTIFEDGKSQQLRSFDRHESSQDPPVQEPFHLPPNQYTNVPVNEPRGPLTVVLLDTLNTPTLDQVGARRHLLEFLKALPPGHSTALFVLSSRLRMIQSFTGQSDVLVAAARDVLSSPSPLLTTEAEHQRNEDDLIYRERMTAPTIMGGGAGTAPGTQAPTDSDLIAGTTARLRDALIMQEQYEITQRVGITLRSLAELAAMLQGYSGRKNLLWVSGTFPFSFGPNPFIRTEQHDRANFDFFVHQTTSLLSAAQVAVYPIDAIGLKLNGIDLTSNGEGMTGYDSSTGMARRNAGLARQMVDENDAQTTMDEIAEQTGGKAFYGTNGLKQAMQRSLDQTSTYYTIAYAPENQNWNGKFRRITVKTSREAASLQYRRGYYAIPEPQHSPQDSTLKLAAVMRPDTPDSTALYLKAEVLPPDANRHSVRITYLVNPQQITFTDAPEGRKHAFVDLLAVVWDRNGKDIGHSANTIDATLSNEEYQKVLRAGLQAAQEVPVKPGAYRVRIGAVDRLSQQVGTIDVLLPHDQKSN
- a CDS encoding winged helix-turn-helix domain-containing protein, with protein sequence MPAQQIYEFGHFRIDPEERLLLRDGKPVPLTPKAFDTLVLLVENHGHLMKKDELMRRVWPDAFVEEVNLAQNISAIRRALDSNGEQYIETVPKAGYRLNVNVRVLGEPGIGPGTSQAPPGPRGVAPPSERGSQTPKDANKKRVVTIALVAVALLGLATLIWRLSVTPTTGKAGAVHIASVAVLPLENLSRDPEQEYFADGMTDELITDLAKIHSLRVISRNSVMHYKGKHVPIPQIGRELNVDAVIEGTVTRSGNRVRITAQLIETQSDHHLWAQAYEGDARDVLILQDQVAQAIAAEIKVKVAPEEKTHLGGARVVNPEAHEADLRGFYELHKHGAAGTFLPAENEVERAIKFFQQALSIDPNDALAYAGLADAYYDQSTFFRAPLEVMPKAKAAAMRAIDLDDSLAEAHAALGYVKLTFDWDWPGAEKEFRRALELNENLASAHAGYAHYLLTLGRSEDSLRELEALKSVDPLFPQSHVGLPYTLWNLRRYEEAIQAAGKEGDERVIALSDIEEGRTDEAIAAADRGLKVARNPVILAQLAYVYAQAGRKDKAKTMLRGLEAQAKQRYICGFNMACLYMGLGDKETAYAWLDRAYRDRSD